The segment TCGTGGCGCTCTCCTTCGTGCGCAACGCCCGGGACGCCGACGACGTGCGCAGCGTCATGCGCGACCTCGACATCCACCGTCCGGTCATCGCGAAGATCGAGAAGCCCCAGGCGGTCGAGAACCTCGACGAGATCATGGACGCCTTCGACGGCGTGATGGTCGCGCGCGGCGACCTCGGTGTCGAGCTGCCGCTCGAGGACGTGCCGATCGTGCAGAAGCTCATCGTCGAGAAGGCGCGGCGCAACGCCAAGCCCGTGATCGTGGCCACGCAGATGCTCGAGTCGATGATCTCGGCACCGCGCCCCACGCGCGCCGAGGCCTCCGACGTCGCCAACGCGGTGCTCGACGGGGCCGACGCGGTGATGCTCTCGGGCGAGACGAGCGTGGGGGAGTACCCGATCCAGACCGTGCGCACCATGGCCCGCATCATCGAGTCCACCGAGGACCACGGCCTGCCGCGCATGGCCGCCTACACCTGGCAGGCCAAGACCCGCGCCGGCATCATCTGCCGCGGCGCCGCCACGGTGGCCGAGTCCATCGACGCGCGCTACGTCGTCGCGTTCACGACGATCGGCGGCTCGGCCCGGCGCATGTCGCGGTACCGCTCGGCCATCCCGGTCATCGCGTTCACGCCCGACCCGCTCACCCGCAACCAGCTCGCCCTCACCTGGGGCGTGGAGACCTTCCTGGTGCCCGAGGTCAAGCACACCGACGAGATGGTGATGCAGGTCGACAAGCGCCTGCTCGAGGTCGCGCGCTGCACGCAGGGCGAGGAGGTCGTGATCGTCGCCGGTGCCCCTCCGGGCATCCCGGGATCCACGAACGCCCTGCGGATCCACCGCATGGGCGACGCGATCAACCGGGTCGTGCCGGCCTACGCGCACCCCTCCGACGAGGACTGAGTCGCCGCGCGCCGTCGCTCGACGAGCGCCTGTCCGGGTCCCGGCCTACGGTGGGACCATGACTGAATCGAACATGCATTCTGACGGTGACGACACCACTCGGCCCACGGGCGAGGTCCTCGGCGCCGACGCGGGCGGGACCACCGTGAAGGACCCGGAGGACTGGGTGACCGGCGACGAGCCCATGACCGGGGCGCAGCGCAGCTACCTGGACACGCTCGCCCGCGACGCGGGGGAGACGCTGTCGGCCGACCTCACCAAGGCCGAGGCCTCCGAGCACATCGAACGGCTGCAGCAGGAGACCGGCCGCGGCACGTCGACGTGAGCCCCGGCGGTCCGCCGGCGCGGCGGCGCGGGGGGTGGCGCCGGGTGATGTGCCGACTGCGGGACTCGAACCCGCACGCCCTCTCGGACAACGGTTTTTGAGACCGTCGCGTCTACCATTCCGCCAAGTCGGCGCGCCCAGAGCGCCCGATAACCTTCTCACGTGAGCCCCACCCCACCTGAGACGGCCCTCCCCGACGACGCGGCCCGCGACGCCTCCGCCGCGAGGCCTCGCGTCGTCATCGCCGAGGACGAGGCGTTGATCCGCCTCGACCTCGCCGAGATGCTCGAGGAGGAGGGGTACGACGTCGTCGGGCAGGCGGCCGACGGGCTCGAGGCCGTGGAGCTCGCCACGTCGCTCGAGCCCGACCTCGTGATGATGGACGTGAAGATGCCGCGGCTCGACGGCATCGCCGCGGCGACGCGGATCGCCGGCCAGCGGATCGCGCCGGTGGTGATGCTGACGGCGTTCAGTCAGCGCGAGCTGGTCGAGCGTGCGCGCCAGTCCGGCGCCATGGCCTACCTCGTGAAGCCGTTCACCGCCTCCGACCTGGTGCCGGCCATCGAGATGGCCCGCAGCCGGTTCGCGGAGCTGGCCGCCCTGGAGGCCGAGGTCGAGGACCTGAGCGACCAGCTCGCGACGCGCAAGGTGGTCGAGCGGGCCAAGGCCCAGCTGCAGGCTGCGCTGGGACTGAGCGAGCCCGAGGCCTTCGGCTGGATCCAGCGCACGGCCATGGACCTGCGGATGTCGATGCGGACCGTCGCCGAGCGCGTGGTCGAGCACGGCGTCGACGGATCCACTCGTGGGGACGCCGGAGAACTGCCGGAGTGAGCGCGCGGGTTACAACTTGGCTACGAAGCACGACATTCCTGCCAGGCTGACCCCGGTGACCCTGCTGGCGACTAGTTTCGACCTACGGCTCGGCCCGTCGGGGGCCGAACCACAGTTCCCCGGAGGATCAATGAAGCGCAGTACCAGGACCATGCGACTGGCCACGGTCGCAGCAGCGGGCGCCCTCGTGCTCGCCGCCTGCGGTGGTGGCGACGACGGCGGAGACGGCGGCGACGACAA is part of the Aeromicrobium sp. Leaf245 genome and harbors:
- a CDS encoding ANTAR domain-containing response regulator, producing MSPTPPETALPDDAARDASAARPRVVIAEDEALIRLDLAEMLEEEGYDVVGQAADGLEAVELATSLEPDLVMMDVKMPRLDGIAAATRIAGQRIAPVVMLTAFSQRELVERARQSGAMAYLVKPFTASDLVPAIEMARSRFAELAALEAEVEDLSDQLATRKVVERAKAQLQAALGLSEPEAFGWIQRTAMDLRMSMRTVAERVVEHGVDGSTRGDAGELPE
- a CDS encoding DUF3072 domain-containing protein, translating into MTESNMHSDGDDTTRPTGEVLGADAGGTTVKDPEDWVTGDEPMTGAQRSYLDTLARDAGETLSADLTKAEASEHIERLQQETGRGTST
- the pyk gene encoding pyruvate kinase, whose product is MRRAKIVCTLGPAVGTAERILQLAEAGMDVARLNMSHGDHADHEENYGHVRAAAERTGKAIAILADLQGPKIRLGRFADGPVDLALGDRFTITVDDVPGDAERASTTYKGLPGDVSPGDEILVDDGRVRLRAVEVTSTDVVTICETAGRLSNNKGINLPGVAVSVPAMSDKDIADLRFALQLGVDFVALSFVRNARDADDVRSVMRDLDIHRPVIAKIEKPQAVENLDEIMDAFDGVMVARGDLGVELPLEDVPIVQKLIVEKARRNAKPVIVATQMLESMISAPRPTRAEASDVANAVLDGADAVMLSGETSVGEYPIQTVRTMARIIESTEDHGLPRMAAYTWQAKTRAGIICRGAATVAESIDARYVVAFTTIGGSARRMSRYRSAIPVIAFTPDPLTRNQLALTWGVETFLVPEVKHTDEMVMQVDKRLLEVARCTQGEEVVIVAGAPPGIPGSTNALRIHRMGDAINRVVPAYAHPSDED